Proteins found in one Cetobacterium somerae genomic segment:
- the thiF gene encoding sulfur carrier protein ThiS adenylyltransferase ThiF — translation MIKIGIAGCGGIGSNVAMNLVRAGIKNFILVDFDKIEETNLNRQFYFENQIGLYKAPTLIKNLKSINENLNIDFFVEKIDKNNILDFFSDCDIIIEAFDKKEFKTLLIENYSTKYIISANGIGGRDLKNIKNLTFNKLTVIGDFYSDIKIYQTYSTKVMFIACLMANKVLDIIGGFSDEKI, via the coding sequence ATGATTAAAATAGGTATTGCTGGTTGCGGTGGTATAGGTTCAAATGTAGCTATGAACCTAGTTAGAGCAGGTATTAAAAATTTTATTTTAGTCGATTTCGATAAAATTGAAGAAACTAATTTAAATAGACAATTTTATTTTGAAAATCAAATAGGATTATACAAAGCTCCTACATTGATAAAAAATCTAAAATCTATTAATGAAAATTTAAACATTGATTTTTTCGTAGAAAAAATTGATAAAAATAATATCTTAGATTTTTTTTCAGACTGTGATATCATTATTGAAGCTTTTGATAAAAAAGAATTTAAAACTCTTTTAATTGAAAACTACTCGACTAAATATATTATATCTGCAAATGGTATCGGTGGAAGAGATTTAAAAAATATAAAAAATTTAACATTTAATAAACTAACTGTGATTGGGGATTTTTATAGTGATATAAAAATTTATCAAACATATTCGACTAAAGTTATGTTTATTGCGTGTCTTATGGCAAATAAAGTTTTAGATATAATAGGAGGATTTTCCGATGAAAAAATTTGA
- the thiH gene encoding 2-iminoacetate synthase ThiH, translating to MDKFLQHYKSFNYEIFFEKLSTSDIENIIKNSGDKILEDLEFLALLSPKASNLLEKMALKANTITEQYFGKEIHIYAPLYISNICDNECSYCGFKHSNPIKRRHLTLEEIEKEAIFISETLGIHSIILLTGESSINSIEYLKNSIKILKKYFSTVIIEVQPLSQEEYNILYEVGLDGVTVYQECYHKETYSKYHLKGNKTDYSYRLETPKRAALANLRSINIGTLFGLGNPVEEAFLAGMHLKYLINNFLGSQFSISLPRIKEAYRNIKPENIVNDKEFVQFILAYRLAFPMVGINISTREGQNFRDNLLPLGVTKYSAGSVTEVGGYSLSNNSEPQFETDDHRSVQEIVSMLKTKGYQPIFKDWEGSL from the coding sequence ATGGATAAATTTTTACAACATTATAAATCTTTTAATTATGAAATTTTTTTTGAAAAATTAAGCACCTCTGATATAGAAAATATTATTAAAAATAGTGGAGATAAAATTCTTGAAGACTTAGAATTTTTAGCTTTGCTTTCTCCAAAAGCTTCAAACTTATTGGAAAAAATGGCTTTAAAAGCTAATACTATAACTGAGCAATATTTTGGTAAAGAAATTCATATCTATGCACCTTTATATATTTCAAATATTTGTGATAATGAATGCAGTTACTGTGGCTTTAAACATTCAAATCCAATTAAAAGGCGTCATTTAACTCTTGAAGAAATTGAAAAAGAAGCTATTTTTATCTCTGAAACTCTTGGAATTCATAGCATTATTTTATTAACTGGAGAAAGCTCTATAAATTCTATAGAGTATTTAAAAAATTCGATTAAAATTTTAAAAAAATATTTTTCTACTGTTATAATTGAAGTCCAACCTCTTTCACAAGAAGAATATAACATTCTATATGAAGTTGGACTCGATGGTGTCACTGTTTATCAAGAGTGTTACCATAAAGAGACATACTCTAAATATCATCTAAAAGGAAATAAAACAGATTATAGCTACAGATTAGAAACTCCTAAAAGAGCAGCTCTAGCCAATTTAAGATCCATTAATATTGGCACTCTATTTGGACTTGGAAACCCTGTTGAAGAAGCATTTTTAGCGGGTATGCATCTAAAATATTTAATAAATAATTTCTTAGGCTCTCAATTTTCTATATCTCTTCCTAGGATCAAAGAAGCTTATAGAAATATTAAACCTGAAAATATTGTAAACGATAAGGAATTTGTACAGTTTATCTTAGCTTATCGTTTGGCTTTTCCTATGGTTGGAATAAATATTTCAACTAGAGAAGGACAAAATTTTAGAGATAATTTACTACCTTTAGGAGTCACTAAATATTCTGCTGGTTCCGTTACAGAAGTAGGAGGATACTCTCTTTCAAATAACTCAGAACCTCAGTTTGAAACAGATGACCATAGAAGCGTACAAGAGATTGTTTCTATGCTAAAAACTAAGGGATATCAACCTATTTTTAAAGATTGGGAAGGTAGTTTATGA
- a CDS encoding DMT family transporter, producing the protein MNDRLKGTIWMCISALGMALMGATVKFIGSDISTFEKLFFRNLIGVVMLLFTMRGQNINIWGSSNKSRLFMVYRCVIGLTGAVLYFYCINKLYLADSALLNKLSPFFVTIFATLFLKEKLERHQIPILIVVLFGALLVIKPKFSFEMLPALAGFLSAIFAGGAYTLVRYLRTMEEPSTLVLWFSAFSMVGMIPPMLIQGFVIPSGVQLFYLILTGIFATVGQIGLAYAYKYALASEVSIYQYLSIIFSAIIGFIFWKEIPDTLSLIGGLIIIGAAIFNYRLSKK; encoded by the coding sequence ATGAATGATAGATTAAAAGGTACAATTTGGATGTGTATCTCTGCTTTAGGGATGGCACTAATGGGAGCTACAGTTAAATTTATTGGTAGCGATATCTCGACTTTTGAAAAACTTTTTTTTAGAAATCTTATTGGTGTAGTTATGTTACTTTTTACAATGAGAGGACAAAATATAAATATTTGGGGAAGTAGTAATAAAAGTAGATTATTTATGGTTTACAGATGTGTTATCGGGTTAACTGGTGCAGTTTTATATTTTTATTGTATAAACAAACTTTATTTAGCTGATTCAGCTTTATTAAATAAACTTTCACCATTCTTTGTAACTATTTTTGCTACATTATTTCTAAAAGAAAAACTTGAAAGGCATCAAATCCCAATTTTAATCGTTGTATTATTTGGAGCTCTTCTTGTTATCAAACCTAAATTTAGTTTTGAAATGCTTCCAGCTCTAGCAGGATTCTTGTCAGCTATTTTTGCTGGTGGTGCCTATACTTTAGTTAGATATCTTAGAACTATGGAAGAACCATCAACTTTAGTTTTATGGTTTTCAGCTTTTTCTATGGTTGGAATGATTCCACCTATGTTAATCCAAGGGTTCGTTATTCCTAGTGGGGTTCAATTATTTTATCTTATTTTAACTGGTATTTTCGCAACTGTTGGACAAATCGGTTTAGCATACGCTTATAAATATGCTTTAGCTAGTGAAGTTTCTATATACCAGTACTTAAGTATTATATTTTCAGCTATAATCGGTTTTATTTTTTGGAAAGAAATTCCAGATACTTTAAGTCTGATTGGTGGATTAATAATTATTGGAGCAGCTATTTTTAACTACAGATTATCAAAAAAGTGA
- the thiE gene encoding thiamine phosphate synthase yields the protein MKKFDLPIGVYAITDSKSGKNKKFLEYCEDLLKGGAKIIQYREKKRDLKLLLEEAKALRKLTLKYNATFIVNDYLDIALLSEADGIHIGQDDLPIKDVRKILGENKIIGISTHNPQEAQQAIIDGADYIGVGPIFYTETKEDVCALVTLEYLDFVNKNIKLPYVAIGGIKENNIDKVLALGAKSICLVSELVGAENTLETTKRINNMIIHWHKN from the coding sequence ATGAAAAAATTTGATTTACCCATTGGAGTTTATGCAATAACAGATTCTAAATCTGGAAAAAATAAAAAATTTTTAGAATATTGTGAAGACCTTTTAAAAGGCGGAGCTAAAATCATACAATACAGAGAAAAAAAGAGAGATTTAAAACTTCTTTTAGAAGAAGCTAAAGCTTTAAGAAAGTTGACACTAAAATATAATGCAACTTTTATAGTTAACGACTATCTTGATATTGCTCTTTTATCGGAAGCTGATGGAATTCATATTGGACAAGACGATCTTCCTATAAAAGACGTTAGAAAAATTTTAGGTGAAAATAAAATTATTGGAATTTCTACTCACAATCCTCAAGAAGCACAACAAGCCATTATAGATGGGGCTGATTATATTGGAGTAGGACCAATTTTTTATACAGAAACTAAAGAGGATGTATGTGCTCTAGTTACTTTAGAATATTTGGATTTTGTTAACAAAAATATTAAATTACCTTATGTTGCAATTGGTGGAATCAAAGAAAATAATATAGATAAAGTTCTTGCTCTAGGAGCAAAGTCTATTTGTCTTGTTTCTGAATTAGTTGGTGCAGAAAACACTCTTGAAACTACTAAAAGAATTAACAATATGATTATACATTGGCATAAAAATTAA
- the glmS gene encoding glutamine--fructose-6-phosphate transaminase (isomerizing) produces MCGIVGYIGKGDAKSVVLQGLEKLEYRGYDSAGIAIIKDSKIIVEKKKGKLKNLETHLEGMDLDSHIGIGHTRWATHGEPSDRNSHPHFSEDMSIAVVHNGIIENYSILKNELIEKGYRFNSDTDTEVVAHLIHSLYKGNLFNAVTEAIKQLRGSYALGILHKDFPDEIICARKDSPLVIGVGKNENIIASDVPALLKYTKNVYFLEDGDIARLTADSIEIFDKTLNSVRREIKVIEWDYEQATKGGFPHFMIKEIFEQPKSIEETLNRRVHNGIIDFSDVLSDDEINKFDMIHIVACGTAYHAGLQGQYALREISRINSLVEIASEYRYMNPFVNENTLAIFVSQSGETLDTLAALKEAKSRGAKTLAITNVVGSTISREAHNTIYTMAGPEIAVASTKAYTTQVTIFQLLAIYLAEKKGRLAKEKAEKLISSLYSIPEKIKTTLDNTEIIKSVANFMKDKHNGFYIGRGVDFATALEGSLKMKEITYIHTEAFPAGELKHGSIALIEPGTPVVVIGMQSNLLEKTISNIKELKARGAHIITIARKSCEEAINVSDEFIGVEDIEDVFSVLLAIIPLQLLSYFTSVDKGIDVDKPRNLAKSVTVE; encoded by the coding sequence ATGTGTGGAATTGTTGGTTACATAGGAAAAGGAGATGCTAAAAGTGTTGTTTTACAAGGGTTAGAAAAACTTGAGTACAGAGGATACGACTCAGCTGGTATCGCAATTATAAAGGATTCTAAAATTATAGTTGAAAAGAAAAAAGGTAAACTAAAAAATTTAGAAACTCACCTAGAGGGAATGGATTTAGACTCTCATATTGGAATCGGTCATACAAGATGGGCTACTCATGGTGAGCCATCTGATAGAAATTCTCATCCTCACTTTAGTGAAGATATGTCTATTGCAGTAGTTCATAATGGAATTATTGAAAACTATTCAATATTAAAAAATGAACTTATTGAGAAAGGTTATAGATTCAATTCTGATACAGATACTGAAGTAGTTGCGCATCTTATTCATTCTCTTTATAAAGGAAACCTTTTTAATGCTGTTACAGAAGCTATAAAACAACTTAGAGGAAGTTATGCTCTTGGAATTCTTCATAAAGATTTTCCAGATGAAATTATCTGTGCAAGAAAGGATAGTCCACTTGTAATCGGAGTTGGAAAAAATGAAAACATTATCGCATCTGATGTCCCTGCACTTCTAAAATATACTAAGAATGTGTATTTTTTAGAAGATGGAGATATCGCTAGATTAACTGCTGACTCTATTGAAATCTTTGACAAAACTTTAAATTCTGTAAGAAGAGAAATTAAAGTCATTGAATGGGACTACGAACAGGCTACTAAAGGTGGTTTCCCTCATTTTATGATTAAAGAAATTTTCGAACAGCCAAAATCTATCGAAGAAACTTTGAATAGAAGAGTTCACAATGGAATCATTGACTTCTCTGATGTTTTATCTGATGATGAAATCAATAAATTTGATATGATTCATATTGTTGCTTGTGGAACTGCGTATCATGCTGGATTACAAGGCCAATATGCTTTAAGAGAAATTTCTAGAATTAACTCTTTAGTTGAAATTGCATCTGAATATAGATATATGAATCCTTTTGTTAACGAAAACACCTTAGCTATTTTTGTAAGCCAATCTGGTGAAACCTTAGATACACTTGCTGCTTTAAAAGAAGCAAAATCTAGAGGTGCAAAAACATTAGCTATTACTAACGTTGTTGGTTCAACTATTTCAAGAGAAGCTCATAATACAATTTATACTATGGCTGGCCCTGAAATTGCAGTTGCTTCTACTAAAGCTTATACAACACAAGTGACTATTTTTCAATTATTAGCTATATATTTAGCTGAGAAAAAAGGAAGATTAGCTAAAGAAAAAGCAGAAAAGTTAATATCTTCTTTATATAGTATTCCAGAAAAAATCAAAACTACTTTAGATAATACCGAAATTATCAAAAGTGTTGCAAACTTCATGAAAGATAAGCATAATGGTTTTTATATTGGAAGAGGTGTGGATTTTGCTACAGCTCTAGAAGGATCATTAAAAATGAAAGAGATTACATATATTCATACTGAAGCCTTTCCTGCTGGAGAGTTAAAGCACGGTTCAATAGCTTTAATAGAACCGGGAACACCCGTTGTAGTTATTGGAATGCAGTCAAATCTTTTAGAAAAAACAATATCAAATATAAAAGAGCTTAAAGCTAGAGGTGCACATATTATAACTATTGCAAGAAAATCTTGTGAAGAAGCTATTAATGTTTCTGATGAGTTTATCGGCGTAGAAGATATTGAAGATGTTTTCTCTGTTTTATTAGCTATTATTCCATTACAACTTTTATCATACTTCACATCAGTAGATAAAGGTATCGATGTAGATAAACCTAGAAATCTAGCAAAATCAGTAACTGTTGAATAA
- the traT gene encoding complement resistance protein TraT, with translation MKRIILIIISTFMLLTGCSSVNTIVKKRNLEVQTQMSETIWLNPEYVGDKTIFVQVKNTTPKTLNIENSIKSLLISKGYKITNNPKKSNYWLQANILKLNKEDLRNSNPAEAGLVGAGVGGALGAYNTGSVNSAIGLGLVGGVVATAADALVEDVYYVMITDIVISERTSKKVVIDNVNLIKQGTRGVAATTSVDSGNMNKYQTRVVSTANKVNLKFEEATPLLEGELINSISNIF, from the coding sequence ATGAAAAGAATAATACTAATAATTATATCTACTTTTATGTTATTAACGGGATGTAGTAGTGTAAATACGATAGTAAAAAAGAGAAATTTAGAAGTACAAACTCAAATGTCAGAAACGATTTGGCTAAATCCAGAGTATGTAGGAGATAAAACAATTTTTGTTCAAGTTAAGAATACAACTCCAAAAACATTAAATATTGAAAATAGTATAAAAAGTTTATTAATTTCAAAAGGATATAAGATAACAAATAACCCTAAAAAATCAAACTATTGGTTACAAGCTAATATCTTAAAATTAAATAAAGAGGATTTAAGAAATAGTAATCCAGCAGAAGCAGGTTTAGTAGGTGCAGGAGTAGGAGGAGCACTAGGAGCGTATAATACTGGTTCTGTAAATAGTGCAATAGGATTAGGTTTAGTAGGTGGAGTTGTAGCTACAGCTGCAGATGCTTTAGTTGAAGACGTGTATTATGTAATGATAACAGATATAGTAATTAGTGAAAGAACAAGTAAAAAAGTAGTTATAGATAATGTAAATCTTATAAAGCAAGGAACTAGAGGAGTTGCGGCAACAACATCTGTAGATTCAGGAAATATGAATAAATATCAAACACGTGTAGTTAGTACAGCAAATAAGGTTAATTTAAAATTTGAAGAAGCGACTCCATTATTAGAAGGAGAACTTATAAACTCAATTTCTAATATCTTTTAA
- a CDS encoding thiazole synthase, protein MDKLFIGGIEFNNRLITGSGKFSKYSLINEMLNKCGSEMITVALRRVDVTGKSENILEYIPQNIKLLPNTSGARNAEEAIKIARIAREAGCGDFIKIEIISDMKYLMPDNEETIKATEVLAKEGFIVMPYINPDLIVAKKLEVAGAAAIMPLGAPIGSNKGLLTKPMIEILVENCTLPIIVDAGIGKPSHACEAMEMGCSAVLVDTAIATSGDPVKMSIAFNKAVQAGREAYLAKCGKINNSAIASSPLTGFLRD, encoded by the coding sequence ATGGATAAATTATTTATAGGTGGAATAGAATTTAATAATCGTCTTATTACAGGTAGTGGAAAATTTTCAAAATATTCATTAATCAATGAAATGTTAAATAAATGCGGCAGTGAAATGATTACGGTCGCACTAAGAAGAGTTGATGTCACTGGAAAAAGTGAAAATATTTTAGAATATATTCCACAAAACATCAAACTTCTTCCTAACACAAGTGGAGCAAGAAATGCTGAAGAAGCTATTAAAATTGCAAGAATTGCTAGAGAAGCTGGTTGTGGTGATTTTATAAAAATTGAAATTATAAGTGATATGAAATACTTGATGCCAGATAATGAAGAAACTATAAAAGCTACTGAAGTACTTGCTAAAGAAGGATTTATTGTTATGCCATATATCAATCCAGATTTAATTGTCGCTAAAAAATTAGAAGTTGCTGGAGCAGCAGCTATTATGCCACTTGGTGCTCCTATTGGATCAAATAAAGGACTTCTAACAAAGCCAATGATTGAAATTCTTGTTGAAAATTGTACTCTTCCTATTATTGTTGATGCTGGAATTGGAAAACCCTCTCACGCATGTGAAGCTATGGAAATGGGGTGCAGTGCCGTTTTAGTCGATACTGCTATTGCAACTAGTGGTGATCCTGTAAAAATGTCCATAGCTTTTAATAAAGCTGTTCAAGCTGGACGAGAAGCTTACCTAGCTAAGTGTGGTAAAATTAATAATAGCGCTATTGCTTCTTCTCCTCTTACTGGATTTTTAAGGGATTAG
- the thiS gene encoding sulfur carrier protein ThiS, producing MNFKFNGESLSIDSTSTIRDFIHSLNLNTDSLIILLNNNIIKKEQLDITIEEGYSIEVLNFVCGG from the coding sequence TTGAATTTTAAATTTAATGGCGAATCCCTATCTATCGATTCTACTAGCACAATTAGAGACTTTATTCATTCTTTAAATTTAAATACTGACAGTCTCATTATTTTACTCAATAACAACATTATAAAAAAAGAACAACTTGATATTACTATTGAAGAAGGATATTCAATTGAAGTCTTAAATTTTGTATGTGGAGGTTAA
- a CDS encoding LytTR family transcriptional regulator DNA-binding domain-containing protein, which yields MILGIDVDNNLKIILNEVIPYKCIDLRKNSDEIQNVDVIIIDSKTENIDEKLIEYKKRNLKVIALVGENETREMRKLFLSNLVNDCLIRKDIFELEECIQQLEKKESKINSFYLFDSFKRGIYNFSEVNYITYSSVSRRTEFHLTNSEIFDIKKNFSEVEEKIIHTNIFYKLDRGTIINIQLIEVLDYKEEVIVFKNKDFIYTSKLKLKELEDKCNLMNNRIVLGL from the coding sequence ATGATATTAGGGATAGATGTAGATAATAATTTGAAAATAATTTTAAATGAAGTTATTCCTTATAAATGTATTGACTTAAGAAAAAATAGCGATGAAATTCAAAATGTTGATGTTATTATAATTGACTCAAAAACAGAAAATATAGATGAAAAATTAATTGAATATAAAAAAAGAAATTTAAAAGTAATTGCATTAGTTGGAGAAAATGAAACTAGGGAGATGCGAAAATTATTTTTAAGTAACTTAGTAAATGATTGTTTAATTAGGAAAGATATTTTTGAGCTAGAAGAGTGTATACAGCAGTTAGAGAAAAAAGAGAGTAAAATAAACTCTTTTTATCTTTTTGACAGTTTTAAAAGAGGTATATACAATTTTTCAGAAGTAAATTATATCACATATTCAAGTGTTTCAAGGAGAACAGAATTTCATTTAACAAATTCAGAAATTTTTGATATAAAGAAAAATTTCTCTGAAGTAGAGGAAAAAATTATTCATACAAATATTTTTTATAAATTAGATAGAGGAACTATAATTAATATCCAACTGATAGAAGTTTTAGATTATAAAGAAGAAGTTATAGTTTTTAAAAATAAAGATTTTATTTACACTAGTAAATTGAAACTAAAAGAACTTGAAGATAAATGTAATTTAATGAATAATAGAATTGTATTAGGTCTGTAA
- a CDS encoding serine aminopeptidase domain-containing protein — protein MSEYSKRYLSFTDFLNKNRYIVVLSDHRGHGEEALKNGTLGLFSSSFDILVFDQVNISKNLKEQFPNLPFYILGHSMGSFIAQKHMKVYSKEKFNYIFMGSCYERKFMTFIGKALFKSISLLTDNPKKIFNNIIFLGTNSKIKDKDKNSSSWLSRDPKVVKEFLDNPHCGFSYTPKFYYNFLDFLSKLYNKDSFNFVNRTTPILIISGEDDPIGLYGLGVKSLYNFYLNLGFSKLSLKLYKDCRHEILNELNKNQVYDDILLWMKKEGKV, from the coding sequence ATGAGTGAATACTCTAAAAGATATTTGAGCTTTACAGATTTTTTAAATAAAAATAGATATATAGTTGTTTTATCTGATCATAGAGGACATGGAGAAGAGGCTCTTAAAAATGGAACCTTAGGACTTTTTAGTAGTTCTTTTGATATTTTAGTTTTTGATCAAGTTAATATAAGTAAAAATTTAAAAGAGCAGTTCCCTAATCTCCCTTTTTATATTTTAGGACATAGTATGGGATCCTTTATAGCTCAGAAACATATGAAAGTATATTCTAAAGAAAAATTTAATTATATTTTTATGGGTAGTTGTTATGAAAGAAAATTCATGACTTTTATTGGTAAAGCTCTTTTTAAATCTATATCTCTTTTAACAGATAATCCTAAAAAAATTTTTAATAATATCATTTTTCTAGGAACTAATTCAAAAATTAAAGATAAAGATAAAAACAGCTCATCTTGGTTAAGTAGAGATCCAAAAGTTGTAAAAGAATTTTTAGATAATCCTCATTGTGGATTTAGTTATACTCCAAAATTTTATTATAATTTTTTAGATTTTTTATCTAAACTTTATAATAAAGATAGCTTTAATTTTGTTAATAGAACAACTCCTATTTTAATTATTTCAGGTGAGGATGATCCTATTGGACTTTATGGTTTAGGGGTTAAATCTCTTTATAATTTTTATTTAAATTTAGGTTTTAGCAAACTTTCTTTAAAATTATATAAAGATTGCAGACATGAAATTTTAAATGAACTTAATAAAAATCAAGTATATGACGATATACTACTCTGGATGAAAAAAGAAGGAAAAGTTTAA
- a CDS encoding alpha/beta fold hydrolase, with product MYITLRKNKKIKVNILGEGDPIIFIHSYLWDSNMWEPQLKELSKSFKCISIDLWGHGESDFLNKEDTCSLKELTEDIINIADQLNIKQFDYIGLSVGAMLGTYLALNYNNRIKKLVLMDGYSGDEPISTQEKYINLLNTIEHLKYIPEELANIITPMFFSKNEGNSKGIFYRNFKNELMNKKEKNIDTIVKLGREIFQRENLLNEMKNIKNPTLFLVGDEDIPRPAYESLEMHKLVKNSKLTIIPNAGHISNLENPAFVNSEIIKFLNK from the coding sequence ATGTATATTACATTAAGAAAAAATAAAAAAATAAAAGTAAATATTTTAGGAGAAGGAGATCCAATTATTTTTATCCACTCATATCTTTGGGATAGTAATATGTGGGAGCCTCAACTAAAAGAACTTTCAAAAAGCTTCAAGTGTATCTCTATAGATTTATGGGGGCATGGTGAATCTGACTTTTTAAATAAAGAGGATACTTGTTCTCTTAAAGAACTTACTGAAGATATAATTAATATAGCAGACCAATTAAATATAAAACAATTCGATTATATTGGTTTATCTGTAGGTGCTATGTTAGGTACTTATTTAGCATTAAATTATAATAATCGAATTAAAAAATTAGTTTTAATGGATGGATATTCTGGAGATGAGCCTATTTCAACACAAGAAAAATATATAAATTTATTAAATACTATTGAACATTTAAAGTATATTCCAGAAGAACTTGCAAATATAATTACCCCAATGTTTTTTAGTAAAAATGAAGGGAATTCTAAAGGAATTTTTTATAGAAATTTTAAAAATGAACTTATGAATAAAAAAGAGAAAAATATTGATACTATTGTTAAATTAGGAAGAGAAATTTTTCAAAGAGAAAATCTTCTAAATGAAATGAAAAATATTAAAAATCCAACCTTATTTTTAGTTGGAGATGAAGATATCCCTAGACCAGCATATGAAAGTCTTGAAATGCATAAGCTAGTTAAAAACTCAAAACTAACTATTATTCCAAATGCTGGACATATATCTAATTTAGAAAATCCTGCATTTGTAAATAGTGAAATAATAAAATTTTTGAATAAATAA
- a CDS encoding sodium:calcium antiporter translates to MISLIILLVGVIFLVLGANSLVDGASVIAKRFNIPNIVIGLTIVAFGTSAPELVVNVISALNGKSAITLGNVIGSNVINILVILGITAIIYPLTVARNTVKFEIPIALFASILTYVLAKNGVLSKIDGFILLGFFILFLMYNAYLTVMNREESELEVKNYTLPIATGVTILGFILLVFGGKFIVDSAVDLARNFGISERVISVTVVSLGTSLPELATSVVAAFKKNTDIAIGNVVGSNIFNTFFILGISAVITPIDVPTTAFIDLILNIVASILLLAFVLRNYRLNRIHGLLFLTVYSTYLYSLFK, encoded by the coding sequence ATGATATCTTTAATTATTTTACTTGTCGGAGTTATTTTTTTGGTTTTAGGAGCAAATTCTCTTGTTGATGGAGCTTCTGTTATAGCTAAAAGATTCAATATTCCTAATATTGTTATTGGACTTACCATCGTAGCTTTTGGAACTTCTGCTCCTGAACTTGTTGTAAATGTCATTTCTGCATTAAATGGCAAAAGTGCTATCACATTAGGAAATGTTATAGGAAGTAATGTTATTAATATTCTTGTTATTTTAGGTATTACAGCTATTATCTACCCTTTAACAGTTGCGAGAAACACTGTTAAATTTGAAATACCTATAGCACTTTTTGCTTCAATTTTAACATATGTTTTAGCTAAAAATGGAGTCTTAAGTAAAATTGATGGATTTATATTATTAGGATTTTTTATATTATTTCTTATGTATAATGCCTATTTAACAGTTATGAATAGAGAAGAGAGCGAATTAGAAGTAAAAAATTATACCTTACCTATAGCTACTGGTGTAACGATACTTGGCTTTATTCTTTTAGTTTTTGGAGGAAAATTTATTGTTGACTCTGCTGTTGATCTGGCTAGAAACTTTGGAATTTCTGAAAGAGTTATTTCTGTAACAGTTGTTTCTTTAGGAACATCTTTACCAGAGTTAGCAACTTCTGTTGTTGCTGCATTTAAGAAAAATACTGATATTGCAATAGGAAATGTTGTAGGTTCTAACATCTTTAATACATTTTTTATTCTAGGGATATCTGCTGTTATTACCCCTATCGATGTTCCTACTACTGCATTTATTGATTTAATTTTAAATATAGTTGCTTCAATTCTTCTTTTAGCATTTGTTTTAAGAAACTATAGATTAAATAGAATTCACGGTCTTCTATTTTTAACAGTATACTCAACTTATTTATACTCTCTTTTTAAATAG
- a CDS encoding YczE/YyaS/YitT family protein gives MKQEMLRYLKLMLGLLLCALGVVTILNSNLGLSPWDVLNQGLNRTIGITLGEANLLVGAFVVLFSIFLKQPIGSGTVINFLLVGVFIDMYIYLDIIPKGDILLKKILILIIGILIFSYGCYVYISTGLGCGPRDGLMVILTKKSSHPLWKIKTCIEIVVLGLGYILGGTIGVGTVVSSLCVGPLIQYFFKLNSQDIKKLEHRSLISEFKFLKGKVLK, from the coding sequence ATGAAGCAAGAGATGTTAAGGTATTTGAAGTTAATGTTAGGATTATTATTGTGTGCATTGGGAGTTGTAACTATTTTAAATTCAAATTTAGGATTATCACCGTGGGATGTTTTAAATCAAGGGTTGAATAGAACTATTGGAATAACACTAGGAGAAGCGAATCTTTTAGTAGGAGCTTTCGTTGTTTTATTTAGTATTTTTTTAAAGCAACCGATTGGAAGCGGAACTGTAATAAATTTTTTATTAGTAGGAGTATTTATAGATATGTATATCTATTTAGATATAATACCTAAAGGAGATATATTATTAAAAAAAATATTAATTTTAATAATAGGAATACTTATATTTAGCTATGGTTGTTATGTTTATATATCTACAGGTCTTGGATGTGGTCCAAGAGACGGATTAATGGTAATTTTAACTAAAAAATCAAGTCATCCCTTATGGAAAATAAAAACTTGTATAGAAATTGTTGTTTTAGGTCTTGGATATATTTTAGGAGGAACAATAGGAGTAGGAACAGTAGTTTCTTCACTATGTGTAGGGCCTTTAATTCAGTATTTTTTTAAGCTTAATAGTCAAGACATAAAAAAATTAGAGCATAGAAGTTTAATATCAGAGTTTAAATTTTTAAAAGGAAAAGTATTAAAATAA